The Staphylococcus haemolyticus region TTTAATATCACCACATATTAAAATGTTTAATCCTTCAAAAGAACCGTATTCCTCATAGATTGTCATAATATCTAACAGACTTTGTGTAGGATGTTGGCCACTTCCATCTCCAGCATTAGCAATTGGAATATTAAGATTTTCTAATTCTTCATAGTATGCATTTTGAGAATGTCTGATTACTAGTAAATCAACACCTATACTTTCAAGTGTTTTACATGTATCATACAGTGATTCGCCTTTTTGTACTGATGAAGTACTTGTTTCAAAATTAACTTCTTTAAGTCCTAATTTTTGTTCTGCTACTTCAAAGCTACACTTTGTTCGAGTTGAATTTTCGAAGAATAAATTAGAAACAAACTTCCCTTCGAATTGTGGTAAGGTTTGCTTTCCTGATTTGTAATCACAAGCTGTTTGAATTAATTCGTAAATGTCCTCGTTAGATAAATGTTCCATAGATAATAAGTTATTCATAAAGCGCCTCCTGATAAATAATCCTTGTTAAATTAGTTTTTTGAATCCTGTTTTTCTTTTGGCAAAATTAAATTTAAGATAATACCTGAAAGTGCTGCTAGTGCCATACCTTCGATTTGAAGGTTTACACCTAAACCTTTTAAATTAATGAGTAAGTTACCTATACCTACAACTAAGATGACTGAAGCGATAACTAGGTTGCGGTTGCTTGCAAAATCAATGTTGCTTTCAACTAACATTCTTAGTCCACTTGCTGCTATAATACCGAACAATAAGATGGACACGCCGCCCATTACCGGTGTCGGTATTGAAGAAATCAACGCTGAGAACTTACCAATAAATGATAAGACAATCGCTATAACCGCTGCACCGCCAATAACATAGATACTGTATATCTTTGTTATTGCTAGTACACCGATGTTTTCTCCGTATGTTGTGCTTGGTGGCCCACCAATAATACTTGCGAACATTGTTGAAACACCATCTCCGATTATTGAGCGATGTAAACCTG contains the following coding sequences:
- a CDS encoding aspartate carbamoyltransferase catalytic subunit, with protein sequence MNNLLSMEHLSNEDIYELIQTACDYKSGKQTLPQFEGKFVSNLFFENSTRTKCSFEVAEQKLGLKEVNFETSTSSVQKGESLYDTCKTLESIGVDLLVIRHSQNAYYEELENLNIPIANAGDGSGQHPTQSLLDIMTIYEEYGSFEGLNILICGDIKNSRVARSNFISLTSLGANVMFSSPDEWVDDSLDAPYVQIDDVIDQVDIVMLLRVQHERHGITGEANFEANDYHEQYGLTMDRYNKLKDKAIVMHPAPVNRGVEIDSELVEAPKARIFKQMTNGMYLRMSVINKLLSGKEA